The sequence CTTCGGTCCATTCCTTCCATAGGTTCTCCACAACTAGGATCAGGAATCAATTCTCCTAATGTACTGCGATCTTCTTCTCCTCTTGCATGTGCATCTAATGATGCACATGGTGCACTTTGAGCTACTAGATCTTCTAAATCTTGGGGTTCAATTCCCATTGCATGAGCAAGTTCCAAGCGGTTTGGTTGGCGACCAAATCGATGAGACAGTTCTCTGGAGATGCGTCGCATCTTAGAAAGCTTCTCACTGATATGAATAGGCAGTCGAATAGTACGTGCACTATTGTCAATAGCGCGTGTCATGCCTTGACGGATCCACCAATAAGCATATGTAGAAAATTTATATCCCATTGCAGGGTCAAACTTGTCCACAGCTCTTTCAAGCCCAATAGCACCTTCCTGAACAAGATCTAATAGCTCTAAACCTTGATTTTGATATTTCTTTGCCACGCTTACTACTAAGCGAAGATTAGCAGCCATCATTCGATCTCTAGCTCGTTTCCCCATACGAATTTGATGCCGTTGACGTGGATTTTGTTCTTCTAGGGGTACTTCCAATAATTTTTTCATTTTCTGAACGTGGTGAGCGAGTTCTATTTCTTCAGCTGGTGTGAGCAGTGGAACTCTTCCGATGCTGCTTAGATAAAAACCAATCGCATCAGTCCCTAGTCGGCCACCAGTTCGTTGGTGATTACGAGAGCCGTTCCCTCGTCGATTACTTTTTTCTCCACGCTGTTTCTTTGTTGATGGCAACACAGCTTCTGGTGATTGTGCACTAGAAGTACCCTGTGTAGATTCCAGAGGGATCCCCATCACCCTGGCCTCCTATATTTAGATTTGGCCGGAATTTAGCACTTAAAAAGGATAGTAGACATAACAAATTGGAAATCTTTCAGTAACCCTTGAAAAATATCAAAAATTTCTCAATAGCACTTAGGTAAGAATACAGTCAAAAAAACGAATTTGATAGTGGAAGATGAGGATAATCCTAGTCAGACTTGAATTAAGTATTTTTGCTTTGTTGTTTATTCCATCGCTCTATTAATTGCTGTTGAGCACATCTTATTTCTGTTTCTGGTTGGCGCTGGATAAAGCTGCCATCACTTTGCATAACCCATGCTTCTCGATTGTCGTTGAAATAAAGACTTAGGAGTTCTTCTAGTTCTTTGCTTAATTTGGGTGAGTGAATTGGTGTGACTGCTTCAACGCGTCTGTCTAAGTTTCGCCTCATCCAGTCGGCACTTCCTAGATAAGCTTCTGGTTTGCCATTATTGGCAAACCAGAAAATTCTTGAATGCTCTAGAAATCTTCCAATAATGCTTATGACTTTAATATTTTCGCTGATTTCTTTGCGACCTGGATATAGACAACACATTCCTCTGACAATTAGGTCGATTTTTACTCCTGTGCTTGATGCTTCATATAGAAGATTAATAATATTTGGATCTACTAGTGAATTCATTTTTGCCTTTATATGAGCATTTTTTCCGTTTTTCGCGTGTTTAATTTCTCTGCGTATTAGAGATTCGAATCTTTCCCTCAATGTTACTGGTGCTACTAATAATTTTCTATAGGATTGTTGTTTTGAAAAACCAGTTAAATAGTTAAATAACTCCACTAAATCCTGTCCTAACTCTGGCTGTGCAGATAATAAACTTAGATCTGTATAAAGTTTAGATGTTTTTGAATTATAATTTCCTGTTCCAATATGGAAATAACTTCTTAGTCGCTCTTTTTCTTTTCTTACTACTAAAGCAATTTTTGTGTGTGTTTTCAATCCAACAACACCATAGACAACGTGTACTCCTGATTGTTCAAGATGTTTAGCCCATTGAATATTATTATCTTCATCAAATCGTGCCTTTAATTCAACTAAGGCCATTACTTGCTTGCCGTTTTCAGCTGCACGTATTAGCGCGGCAATGATGGGAGAATCTTTGGAGATTCTGTATAGTGTCATCTTGATCCCCATTACCATCGGATCATCAGCTGCTTGATTTATGAATTCTTCTACTGAAGTTGTAAAAAGATCATATGGATGGTGGAGAAGTAAATCTTCTCTGCGAATTATTGAGAAGATACTTTTGAATTCTTCTTTTTTGATGGATCCATCTTCTAATAATCCTCTTTGACTATTTTGGAGTGATTTATGAGTTACGCCTTGATGAGATTCAATTTTGAGATTAGGAAGATTGATTTTTGTCAAACTAAATAGTTCATCTAGTCCTAAGAAGCCCTGAACCTGATATAGGTCTTCTGCATTGACAGCCATCCCTTCCATTAGCAAATTCAAAATTATCTTTGGCATTTTCTCGGATACTTCAAGCCTTACTACCTCACCTCCTATCCGTCGTTTTTGAAGGCCTTGTTCAAGAGCACTCATAAGGTCATCGGCTTCAATGTCTCTTAGCTCCAGGTCGGCATCTCTTGTGACTCGAAAAAAGTAGTGCTCTTCAATTTTCATGCCAGGAAAAAGCATGTTTAAATTAAATCCAACTACTTGCTCTATTGGTATACAGATATGAATTGGCTTTGGCTCTATTTCACTGAATTCGGTAGGAATAGATATAAAGCGGTCCATAGTTTTTTGCGGTATTTTTACTCTGGCAAATTGCCGTTGATTTGTTTCAGGATCTATTATCATTGCAGCAACATTTAGGCTTAGATTGCTTACAAATGGGAAGGGATGTGCAGGATCAACAGCTAGTGGAGTGAGAACTGGGAAAATAGCTGTTTGGAAATAGTTGTTAATCCATAGTTTTTGGCGAGAATTGAGTTCTTCATAATCGAGCAGCTGAACATTTTTTTTAAAAAGGTTGCTTTTTAAATGCTTAACATAGTGAGTTTGTTGCTTTTTTAGTAAGGGCGTTAGTACACATCTAATATCTTTAAGTTGTTGTTCAGGCGTTTTTCCATCTTCGCTTTTTTTGGTTATGCCAGCTTCTACTTGTGTTTTTAGAGAGGCTACACGAACCATAAAAAATTCATCGAGGTTGTTACTGAAGATCGCACTAAATTTTGCTTGCTCTAGTAGCGGTGTTCGTTCATCAAGCGCTTGTGCAAGAACTCTTTTGTTGAATTCGATCCAGCTCAATTCTCGATTGATGTAAGTGGTTTGTTTTTTGATATTTTTAGTCATTGATTAACATGTGTTTTCGTATTAGGGGTGCTTAGAAAGTTATTTAGCATGCACTAAGAAGTGTGTGGGTGCGATCTTTTAATTAGATATTGGTTGCTTTTTGTTTCTAGGTAATGCATTACCTGAGACCAAAGCAATCACAATTATTAAAAGACAAGTTGTGCCATAGAACGGACTTCTTTGCCCTAAAAGGTCATAGCAAATACCTGCTGCACTTGCACCTAGAAAAGTACCCAAACTTTGTAGCCCTTGAAGACTCCCAAGCACAGCTCCTTGACCTGTTGCATTTAATCGTCTTGATATTAGTGCGCGTAAACAAGGTGTGACTAAGCCAGTTCCAATCGCTAAAACGCCGACAGCGTTGAAAACCATTGGAATTGAATTTTCTGTGTTAGCAAGAGTTAAAAGAATGCAGCCTGCAATAACGAATCCTATCCCTGTCAATGTGAGACGCCATTCTCCGAAACGCTTCACCAGTGGGCCAATCAATCCTCCTTGCACGACCATTGCGACAACCCCAACTATGACAAAAGCTTGGCTGGATTGTTGAGGCGTCCAACTAAAGGCCTCTTTGAGATAAAGGACTAAAACAGCTGTGAAGCCATTGAAGGCCATGAAAAAAACAAAGAATGCTACACATAGTCGTCTTGATAAGGGGTTGATGAAGACAAGACGGAGTTGAGTAAATGGATTGAGTTCTCTTTTGCGTATGAAGGAGTTACGTGCCTTTTTAGGAAGGGTTTCGGGCAGTATCCATATGACTAAAAACAAGTTTATTAGGGCAAATAGTGTTGCTGCCCAAACAGGCAGCGTGACACTAAATCTTGCGAGAGCTGTGCCTAGACCAGGTCCAAGTACGAATCCCAGGCCAAAGGCAACACCTATGAGACCGAAAGTTTTTGCACGGTTTTCGGGCGTGGAGATGTCCGCCAAGACGGCCGTAGCAGTAGCTGCAGTTCCTCCACTAGCTCCATCGATGACTCTTGCAATAAAAAGGAGTAATAGCGGTAGGCCAGTCCCCCAAATTGGTAAGAAATTATTCCAGTTGAGGCTGACTGTTACCGCAAATAGAAACAGTCCTATTACCGAACCGGATACGCAAGTGATAATTACTGGTTTTCTACCAAAGCGATCACTCAGAGCACCTATTAAAGGTGCTACTGCGAATTGCGAAATCGCGTAAGTTCCTGCTAAAAGGCCAAGTGTGCTTCCATTAGTAGTAAATCGTTCCAACAGAAATGGAAGCAAGGGAAAGACGATTGTTTCTCCTAGCCTGTCATTTAATAGTGTTATGAAAGCACTAAGAAGAGTAGGAACCTTGGGCAAGTGCACAGATGTAAGTTTCTGGATTCATTTCACCATCCCACACAGCTTGTTAATTGACGTGCTGAGGTTGTAATCAGATGCTGATCAAGTATGAATTGCACCCACTTCGAGCTTCTGAACATGAAGTTGTTAGGGAAGTGTATTCAGATGCAATTGAATCTCAAGGGGATCGTTTTTATACAAAAAGGCAAATTCAGGCCTGGTCTGGCTTGGCTTGGTTGCCAGGTTTTCTGGATAGATCACTGGAGGAAGGAAGAGGTTGGGTTAGTGTTGAGCAACAGCAACTGGAAGCATTTGCTGTGAGATATCCTTTAAACCGGTTGGCACTACTCTACTGTCGTGGTCGATCTGCTCGCAGAGGTCATGCAAATGCTTTGTTAGATCGATTGGAATTAGAAGCTAGGGAAGAAGGTCAAACTGAATTACTAACTGAAGCAAGTTTTTTGAGTTATCCATTGTTATTACGACGTGGCTGGAAACTCATATCTCCTGAAGCTCTAGAGATAGGTGGGGTGAGTTTTGATCGGTATCGTATGAAAAAAAAGCTTTGAATTAAGGGCTATTTCTCGGCCTTTCTCAATACGTTGATTTTTTTTCTCCATGAAATTAATTCTTCGAGAGTTTGTTTTGCTAATCCTTTTCTCATAATGATATCTGCCTTATTTAGTCCTGCTTCAAGACTTTTTGCTTGGCCTGCCAACCATAAGTAGACCCCTGCATTCCAATGAACTGCTGTTTGGAAAGGGCCTTTATTTTCAAGTGCTTGTATGGCTAACTTGCGCCATTCATCTAGATTGCTCCATTCAATATCTTGACCAGAACAATCGTGATCATTTGCATGAAGGATTGTTCGTTTGAATTGATTGTGTGTGATACGCCCTGTTATGCATGCACGACTTATTGGAAGATCTATTCCACCTTCAAGGCCTTTAATTGAAATGAGATCTTTTTCTCCAATAAGCGCAAGAGCTTTGTAGGCTCTTGCTTCGGTGGGAGGATGAACAAATCCACTTACAAGTAAATGTTCTCCTTTGTGAGCGGTCCATATGAGCTCCATGCTTGCTAATGGAGGTCGTTTGCCAAGCTCTTCTCGATAATCAATGAGACTATCTGCTAAAGGGAAGTGATCTGGTTGATGAATTAGTGCCAGTCCATTTTCATCAAAGCAAGTTTGTAATTCTTGAATTGATAGTCCTGTTAATTGAAGGCCCAGCACTTCAAATAGTTCAGCTGTAGTGAGTCCAAATTTGATAGGCATACGCTTTCCACCCTGTAATACGACTGGTTGTTTTGCACTTAAAAGCACTAGTGTTGTTAAGGGATAGATGGGTACTGTTCGGTTGCGTCCATCGAAAGGCATGCCAAAGCATATGGGCCGAGTCTGTTTTTCCTTTGACGTTAGTTTTGGTCCTAATTCTGAGTAGGCATCTATCATTCCAGCGAGTTCTTGTGCTTCCGGTCGTCGAATACGATGCGCAATCATGAATGCTCCGATTTGAGCAGGAGTGGCCTGCCCCTGAAGAATTATTTTTAGAGCCTCTGCAGACTCTTCACGGCTCAACCCACGACTCGTATGTTCTCCACTACCAATTTTGCGGAGAAAGGTTTTAAATTCCTCTTTGCGTTCAAACACTTTGGGATGATGTTTTTAGGAAATCGTTCTTCAGTTCCTATTGCCGTTGTAGTAGTAGTTGCTACGAATCTTTGATTTGATGTGTGAATCAAAAAATCTGAAGATTCATATGACCTCTACAAAAAAGGACTTATTGACATTTTAATTGTTTTGAAAATGATCATTACGAAGGCCGATTATCCTCCTTTTGGTCCATTGAGATTGGCTGCGAATTGTTTTGTTATGCAGTTATGTGTGTAGAACCATTTCCTTGGATACCTAGAGGTTTTAAATAGATGGAAATTGGTTTCAAATGGATTCCCTGTCTTGGCGCATGGTCAGTATGGTTTTCCATGGTTCAAGCTTTAGTAAGACAGGAGCTGCAATTGCAATTTTCAGCAATGCCGAATGAACTGGTCCATTGGGTATAAGCTAATCGCTTTTTCACTAACTACTTTTGCTAAAAAATTTGGGCTTTCTCACCTTTTCTTTGCATTGATCTTTTTCTACTGACATGCTTTGTGCACACTGCGAGAAATATGATATTTCCTGGGCATTTATTCAATTTGCCTTGGATTCAAAGAACTGTTGAAACTGCTTCTATGACTGAGGATAAATATGGAACTGTGTATCTCGTGGGGGGAGGCCCTGGTGACCCTGACTTGTTGACAGTTAAGGCGCAACGTTTGTTAGGGCAATGTGATGCTCTTGTTTACGACTCTTTAGTGCCTCAGGAATTACTTGAATTGGTTTCAAAGTCTTGTCAACTATATTTTGTTGGGAAGCGACGAGGCCATCATTCCATCCCTCAGTCGAAAATTAATTCTGTTCTCCGTGAAATGGCTCGCACCTATTCTTGTGTAGTTCGTCTTAAGGGTGGGGATCCTTTTTTATTTGGAAGGGGAGCAGAAGAAGCAGCTTATTTAGAATCTCATGGAGTCCCTGTAGAAGTTGTTCCTGGTGTTACGGCTGGAATTGCGGTGCCTGCATATGCAGGAATTCCTGTTACTCATAGACGCGCGGGTTCTTCTGTCACTTTTGTTACGGGACATGAGGGCATTGATAAAATTCGGCCTTTTGTAAATTGGCGGGCCCTTGCTTTGGCGAGTGATGGACTGGTTATTTATATGGGTCTACATAATCTTCAATACATCGTTGATGAATTGATCGCAGGTGGATTGAATCCATCCACAACATCAGCCGTTATTCAGCAGGGCACAGTGATTGGACAGAGATGTTTAAAAGCTCCATTGCATGATCTTGTTGGAGAAGTAAAAAGACTGGAATTTGCTTCCCCTTCGATTGTGATGATTGGTCCATATATAGATTTTCAAGTGGCAACATCTGCTCCCCAACCAGCTAATGTCACGATGCCAATAACATTTTGATTGGCTTGATCACAAAAGCTTGATCTCTAATAAAGATAGCCAAAATGCTTTTGGATTAGCATTCATAGTTAGATATTGATTATTTAATTTTTTAATAGCTCTACAGCTAAGACTATTAATTAGTAGCCATTCATCTTTTGGAAAAGGTTGTGCATTAATTGTCTCTTCTTTGATTATTCCAGCATCTAAACCTTGTTGCCTCATAACTCCCGCTAAACACCCACTTTTTAAGGGTGGTGTTAGCCATTGATTGTTACGCTTGACTAAAAGATTAGATGTTGTCCCACAAGATATCTCGCCGCTATTACTGAGTAATAAAGCATCGTCATAACCCGCAATATTTGCTTCTGATTTTGCTTGGATTGCTTGACCATAAGCAAATGTTTTGCATCTACTGATTTGACTATTGGCATTACGCATCTCATTACGACTAATAATCGTCGATATGCATTCGAACTGTGGTTCGCCATCATTGATTTCGAGCCAAAAACGATGACTTGACGCTTCGTTTTTATCTGTAGATATTTTGATATTTCGAGAATAATTGTCCCCTCTAGTCCAATTAAGTCGTAGTACACCATTTCTGTTGTTCAACGATAGTCGTTGTATTGCCTCATCAATCAGAGGTCTCAACCACTCTTCTGAAGGAGGTGATGCCATCCTTAATATTGATGCACTACGCTTCCAGCGATTGAGGTGATTGGTAAGCAATTGAACTTTGCCTTTGTAAATTAAAAGGGTTTCAAAAATTCCATCTCCGAGGGTTAAGCCTCGGTCACAGATTGGAATGGCCAGTTCGCTTGCATTGCCCCATACACCGTTGATCCAGGCGATGTTGTTATTTAGGTTATGGTTCATTGTAATGCCTCTAATAGGGGCATTAATTTCCATTTAAGCTCCTGAGATTCGTCAATTGGGTCAGAATCAGCAACAATTCCACAGCCAGCATTAGCTCGTAGTGTTTTGTTTTTCATCATTATGGAGCGAATAAGAATATTGCTATCGAAAGTGCCGTCCCAGTCGATATGCAATATTGAACCGCAATATGGACCTCTCGCTGTTGGTTCAAGCTCATGTAGACGTTGGCAGGCTCGTAGTTTAGGTGCACCACTAATAGAGCCTCCTGGCCAAGCAGCTTCTATTAAATCTATCCAAGTTTTATTCGGCTCTAAGTCCCCGTGGATTACTGAAGTAAGATGATGAACTTGCGAGTAACTTTCTAATCCTACTAATTGGGGAACACATATTGATCCTGGTTTGCACACTCTTCCTAGATCGTTTCGTAGCAGGTCGACGATCATTACATTCTCTGCTCTGTCCTTAGGACTGCATACAAGCTCCATGGCCATAGCCGCATCTTTATTGCGTTCAGAATGCCGTGGTCTAGTGCCTTTGATTGGCCTTGTTTCGACTTTACCTGTTGGCTCTACTTTCAGAAAACGTTCTGGTGAAGAGGAGATGATAGCTTCATTTCTTGCTGCTCCTGCACCTATTACAACACCTCCAAAGGGTGATGGAGACTTTTTTCGGAGCCGTTGAAAAAGATCAATAGCATTTATTTTTTTTGTTAATGAGGTAGTGCAGCAGGCTGTAAGATTTGCCTGAAAAATGTCTCCACGAGCTATTAAGTCTTTTATAAGATTGACATTGCGGGAATATTCATCTTCTTTTGTAAGCCATATCCATGCATCAATGGGAATTCCATATAACTCCTTTATTTGTGATTCTTTAGCATCTTCTTGATGCATGGAAACTTGTTCTAACCAGGTTGCAAACTTTTGGTACCGATCTTTGTTGTGGCCTTCGAGCCAGAGTTGTTGTTTGTGAACATCAAATCTCAATATAGGATCATGAGATGCAATCCATAAAGTTGCCATTTCATCAGATTTCCATGGATTGCATGGCTCTATCCATGCACCTGCTTCGTAGCCAAGCCAACCAGTCCAGTGACCTGGTGTTAAGTTTCTGAGCACTTCAAAAGGATTGACTGCTTTTTTGTCTCCAGGTATTCCATGACAGGTGGCCTGTGCAATTGGATTTGCGGCTAGCGTTATCCATCTACCCATTTGACTTCCGTCACCATCTAGCCATATAAAGCCAGCTTCTCCCCATTGGTTGATTAATTTCTGAGCTAATAGCTCAGGTGGTTGCCAACGATATTGTTGTCGCTTTGGAATTATCACAATTGGCTATTGCTACATAGGTCTATACGTCCTGCTTTTTTTAATGCTTCATCTCGAATACGACAGCTATCACATTGACCACAGGCTTGTTTTTGTCCTTTATAACAGCTCCATGTTCTCTCGATTGGTATTTTCAATCTCAAAGCTTCTTCCACAATTTGTATTTTTTCCCAATGGATAAGTGGAGCCCATAGTTCTGTTCCATGGCCTTCGCGAGCAGCTTTACTGGAGAGATTGGCAAGTTTTTGGTATGCTAAAAGATAATCAGCACGACAATCAGGATAACCTGAGTAATCCATAGCATTGATTCCTAGTATGAGTTGATTAGCTCCACGGGCTTCTGCAAAGCTCAGTCCAATAGCTATAAAAACAGTATTTCTGCCAGGGACATAGGTGTTTGGTATTACTCCTTTCATTACTCCTTTAATGGGTATTGATTGCTTTACATCTGTTAGAGAAGAGCCGCCCCAAGCTGCCAAGTTGATATCGATGGTTTGATGCTCATGCAGTTCCAAGTAATTAGCTATATAAGCTGCAGCTTCTAATTCACGATGATGCCTTTGTCCATAATTGAACGATAGACCTATGACGTTTTGGCCTGCTTCTTTGGCTATTGCAGCAGCTGTTGCAGAATCTAAACCTCCTGAAAGAAGGGCAATAGATGTATTGTTTCTCATCTGTCTAAATACGTTGATTTAGCGTATTTTGAGCCATTTGTGGGTTTGCATGCTAAGTCTCCATTGAGGATTGCTTTTGACGTATTCAAAAGCCAAGGTTAAGCCTTGCTCATTATTCCATCCTGGTTGAAGAAATAATAAAGGTCCTTTCATTTTTTTGGTTTGTTTGGCGATATGTTCGGCAAAGACTAAATCCTCTTTGTCATGTATGACTACTTTTAACTCTTGACATGCTTTTATCAGTGCTATCCGGGGAGGAGCATGTCGTTTTGGAGATAGTGTTATCCAGTTAGGGCTACCGCTTAGTGGATCCACTCCACTAGTTTCTAAATGAATGGGTAAAGCCATTTGGTTTTTGGTGGCTGTGGCTTTTCTGATTGAATCGCAAAGGGGTTCTAGATTGTGATGCAATGGTTCTCCTCCAGTAATCACTACAAAAGACGCTCCTTCTGATCTTGCCTTTATTGTCTCTTCTGATAGTTGGATGATGCTTTCTTCTTGAGAAACATGCTTTGACCACGAGTTTTTAGTATCACACCAGGAACATTGCACGTTGCAACTTGCAAGCCTAATAAAAAAGGCACTTCGACCAGAGTGTGCTCCTTCTCCTTGCAAGGAATGGAATCGCTCCACAACCGGTAGTGTGGATGACATTAAGATTGCTTGGGTAACACTTTCTCTACCGCAGATTTTGTTTGCTGTATTGCTTCATTAGGTGAACCAGGAAGACGTAATTGAGCTGCTTGAATTAACCCTTTAAATAGAGGATGAGGTTTTCCAGGGCGTGATAAGAATTCAGGATGGTATTGGCATGCTGTGAAGAAGGGATGTCCTTTTAGCTCGATAAGCTCTACAAGACGACCATCTGGCGACGTACCGCTTATGGAATATCCAGATTCAATAAATAGATTTCGATATGAGTTATTGAATTCATAGCGATGTCGATGACGTTCATAAACGACTTGCTCGCCATAAAGTTTTTGCACCATTGTGTCCAACTTCAGTCGGCAAGGATAGACCCCTAGCCTCATTGTTCCACCTAGATCCACTACGTCTTGTTGTTCAGGAAGTAAATGAATAACTGGATGCTCTGTGTTTGGATCAAGTTCAGAGCTAGTTGCGCCGATGAGGCCCGCTTGATTGCGAGCCCATTCAATGACGGCGCATTGCATTCCTAAGCACAGTCCAAGGAATGGAATACGTTGCTCCCTTGCCCATCTGATTGATGTGATTTTGCCATCTACTCCACGATTTCCAAATCCACCGGGAACTACAACAGCATCCATGCTCTTCAGAAGTCTTTCTGGTCCTTCAGTCTCGATTTTCTCTGCAGAAACCCAGTGAAGATCTAGAGAGGCATCTTGTGCAATACAGGCATGGCGGAGTGCCTCGACTACCGAAAGGTAGGCGTCGTTTAACTGAACATATTTACCAACCAAGGCTACTTTCACTGCAGGTCCAGGGTGACGAAGCTTGTGAACTATGTCTGCCCAATTTTGCAAATCACATTCATGATCTTTCAAATCAAGCACTTCCAGTATTTCTCGACATAGACCTTCTTCTTTGAGAGCCAGAGGAACTGAATAGATACTGTCTGCATCTAATGAAGGGATTACGGCTCGGTCTTTAACCCCACAAAAGCCGCTGATTTTTTTTCGTAATTCATTATTTATTGGTCTATCACTACGACATACCAATAAGTCTGGTTGTATCCCGATAGAGCGCAACTCCTTTACTGAGTGTTGCGTAGGTTTGGTTTTTAATTCACCAGATGTGCCAATAAATGGCAAAAGTGTTACGTGAATATAAGCAATATCATTTCGCCCTACATCACCTCTGAATTCACGAATTGCTTCTAGAAAGGGTAGTGATTCAATATCACCAACAGTTCCCCCTATCTCAGTTATTACAACATCAGCTGCACTATTAGCAGCTACTCGATGAATTCGCTCACGAATTTCACCAGTAATGTGGGGGATGACTTGGACGGTCCCTCCTTCGTAGTCTCCTCGTCTTTCTTTATTAATGACGGATTGGTATATCGATCCAGTTGTCACACTGTTCAATCGAGACATTGCTGTGTCAGTAAAACGTTCGTAATGACCTAGATCTAAGTCTGTTTCGGCGCCATCTTCGGTTACGAATACTTCTCCATGTTGAAAGGGACTCATTGTCCCTGGGTCTACATTTAGATAAGGATCAAGTTTTAAGATTGATACGTTGTAGCCGCGTGATTTTAGAAGCCGGCCAAGGCTTGCTGCAACGATTCCTTTGCCGATGCTTGAAACAACTCCACCGGTTACGAAGACAAACTTTGCCATTTACTTCTAAGTGACTCTTTAAAGTACCTCCTAGATCTATTAGACCAAAAAAATTAAAAGGTTTCTTTGTGACTGGTCAATTTTCTCCATAATTCCCAAGTGCCATTTATTCCTAGAGATGTAATACTTTGTTTGGTTTCCATTTTAAAGATCAGGTCTGATTGCAGTATTGATTGAGTTATGTATGTGAGTTATCTCTTTTTATCTGCTTTCTTAAGTGTTTTTACTCCTTTCTTGAGTGGATGGATTATTTAGTTTTTGCATTTTTATTCGGGATCTATCCAAGTGCTAGCAACATGAAGTTCTTTGAGTTGATTGTCTTTTGCCGCTCCTGGAGCTTCTGTCATTAAGCAACGAGCTTGTTGAGTTTTTGGGAATGCGATTGTGTCTCGAATTGATTCTTCACCAGCAAGTAACATGACAATTCTGTCTAGGCCAAACGCTAGTCCACCATGGGGGGGAGCACCCATGGTGAGAGCTTCCATCAAAAAGCCGAACTGTTTTTTTGCTTCATTTTCAGGTAGTCCGATTGTCTTTAAGACTTGATTTTGTAGTTCTGGGTCATGGATTCTCAGTGACCCTCCACCAATTTCCAGGCCATTTAAAACGAGGTCATAAGCTTGTGCACGAGCTTTAGGGAGTTTTTCTTTCCATTCGTGCTTCTGACCTAAATCTTTTTGATGTGGCGCACAAAAGGGGTGATGTAATGCTTCAAGGCGTTTTTCTTCAGTATTAAATTCAAACATAGGGAAATCAATTACCCAAAGAAAATTCGGATATTGCTTATTCTTTTCTTGATTAATCAGCTTGAGTTCATTTGCGATAAATTGTCTGACTCGATCAAGGGCTTTGTTGACTATTTCAGTTTTTCCAGCACCAAATAAAATAAGATCTCCTTCTTCAGCACCAGTCTTTTTGAGAAGAGCTTGTTTTTGCTCAGCGCTGATATTGTCCTTTATTGCTCCAATAGTATCAATTGCACCTTCTTGCCGTACTTTTATAAAAGCAAGGCCACCTGCACCGGCTTTTTGGGCTTCACTGAAAACATCTCCCCCTGGTTTAATACGTACGTTACTAAGACTATTGTTTCCATTTTTAACAGTGATGCATTTCACTGAGCCTCCTGCAGCGACCGCTCCAGAGAAAACTTTGAATCCGATTTCTCTAACAATTTCATTAACCTCAATTAATTCCATTCCATAGCGAGTATCTGGCCTATCTGTTCCATAACGTGCCATTGATTCATGCCATGTCAGTCTTGGAAAAGGGAGGCTTAGATTGATTCCTTTGACTTCTTTCCATATTGCTGCGATTAGCTTTTC comes from Prochlorococcus sp. MIT 1307 and encodes:
- a CDS encoding anthranilate phosphoribosyltransferase family protein; amino-acid sequence: MFERKEEFKTFLRKIGSGEHTSRGLSREESAEALKIILQGQATPAQIGAFMIAHRIRRPEAQELAGMIDAYSELGPKLTSKEKQTRPICFGMPFDGRNRTVPIYPLTTLVLLSAKQPVVLQGGKRMPIKFGLTTAELFEVLGLQLTGLSIQELQTCFDENGLALIHQPDHFPLADSLIDYREELGKRPPLASMELIWTAHKGEHLLVSGFVHPPTEARAYKALALIGEKDLISIKGLEGGIDLPISRACITGRITHNQFKRTILHANDHDCSGQDIEWSNLDEWRKLAIQALENKGPFQTAVHWNAGVYLWLAGQAKSLEAGLNKADIIMRKGLAKQTLEELISWRKKINVLRKAEK
- the cobA gene encoding uroporphyrinogen-III C-methyltransferase translates to MTEDKYGTVYLVGGGPGDPDLLTVKAQRLLGQCDALVYDSLVPQELLELVSKSCQLYFVGKRRGHHSIPQSKINSVLREMARTYSCVVRLKGGDPFLFGRGAEEAAYLESHGVPVEVVPGVTAGIAVPAYAGIPVTHRRAGSSVTFVTGHEGIDKIRPFVNWRALALASDGLVIYMGLHNLQYIVDELIAGGLNPSTTSAVIQQGTVIGQRCLKAPLHDLVGEVKRLEFASPSIVMIGPYIDFQVATSAPQPANVTMPITF
- a CDS encoding aminotransferase class IV, whose product is MNHNLNNNIAWINGVWGNASELAIPICDRGLTLGDGIFETLLIYKGKVQLLTNHLNRWKRSASILRMASPPSEEWLRPLIDEAIQRLSLNNRNGVLRLNWTRGDNYSRNIKISTDKNEASSHRFWLEINDGEPQFECISTIISRNEMRNANSQISRCKTFAYGQAIQAKSEANIAGYDDALLLSNSGEISCGTTSNLLVKRNNQWLTPPLKSGCLAGVMRQQGLDAGIIKEETINAQPFPKDEWLLINSLSCRAIKKLNNQYLTMNANPKAFWLSLLEIKLL
- a CDS encoding anthranilate synthase component I family protein, with amino-acid sequence MIIPKRQQYRWQPPELLAQKLINQWGEAGFIWLDGDGSQMGRWITLAANPIAQATCHGIPGDKKAVNPFEVLRNLTPGHWTGWLGYEAGAWIEPCNPWKSDEMATLWIASHDPILRFDVHKQQLWLEGHNKDRYQKFATWLEQVSMHQEDAKESQIKELYGIPIDAWIWLTKEDEYSRNVNLIKDLIARGDIFQANLTACCTTSLTKKINAIDLFQRLRKKSPSPFGGVVIGAGAARNEAIISSSPERFLKVEPTGKVETRPIKGTRPRHSERNKDAAMAMELVCSPKDRAENVMIVDLLRNDLGRVCKPGSICVPQLVGLESYSQVHHLTSVIHGDLEPNKTWIDLIEAAWPGGSISGAPKLRACQRLHELEPTARGPYCGSILHIDWDGTFDSNILIRSIMMKNKTLRANAGCGIVADSDPIDESQELKWKLMPLLEALQ
- the queC gene encoding 7-cyano-7-deazaguanine synthase QueC, whose protein sequence is MRNNTSIALLSGGLDSATAAAIAKEAGQNVIGLSFNYGQRHHRELEAAAYIANYLELHEHQTIDINLAAWGGSSLTDVKQSIPIKGVMKGVIPNTYVPGRNTVFIAIGLSFAEARGANQLILGINAMDYSGYPDCRADYLLAYQKLANLSSKAAREGHGTELWAPLIHWEKIQIVEEALRLKIPIERTWSCYKGQKQACGQCDSCRIRDEALKKAGRIDLCSNSQL
- a CDS encoding 7-carboxy-7-deazaguanine synthase QueE; this encodes MSSTLPVVERFHSLQGEGAHSGRSAFFIRLASCNVQCSWCDTKNSWSKHVSQEESIIQLSEETIKARSEGASFVVITGGEPLHHNLEPLCDSIRKATATKNQMALPIHLETSGVDPLSGSPNWITLSPKRHAPPRIALIKACQELKVVIHDKEDLVFAEHIAKQTKKMKGPLLFLQPGWNNEQGLTLAFEYVKSNPQWRLSMQTHKWLKIR